In Salmo salar chromosome ssa15, Ssal_v3.1, whole genome shotgun sequence, one genomic interval encodes:
- the LOC106570908 gene encoding uncharacterized protein isoform X11, translated as MKQYIHSALEITTNQSGISGQQQTQHAFKPPDLTEKIQSDLHLFTTSNEDRRDGEKFNFLVAATPDVTFPGSRIGLYQNGRLIGRNFKLGSKPNPAEVTEIKQNSFNLKFPQSKVMSPVKYRIEYTAEGDVKWTVGYLPSGPGSVGLGPDHCNTCMLPGLKPDTKYQVRYSAVDSSSMSDFSMVTIVKTNPRSTPGQPCVKLVGENVRVTWRIAEEEDGVPVLRYAVEFKEAGLEGWSSVSTTGPECRCTLSQTSSTCYRVRVSAVYGEGDTSKPSTETDVPVKVWSIDLSQRKASFLLEVLKLQPEKKPVELKGWSDEESEVRSFLQCLPYISQLRFVNNNNNNAAVIQCVLSLSVAAADHDARTGWSWSKFLSLVWSYSSFPFNKEVHPSDQCDFLLDLYSCAKASGTKKGRSLIPLLWPVYQSAPAVWYVNLARRKASVFLEVLKLQPVKRPVQVKCWSDEESEVKSFLQCLPYISQLSFKDNNLVHFLHKNREQAQHFAALLQAHGFTLSLGGELPRQTCTSVGRILALCASGVKLSLTPCKISLSGASILFRHPLMLHNLILNEIMTVKLTRLLATGRVSAPMGVEELSLVVENSQLSEDMLSRVLSSVASLLRLLAVQCLDLTECTIHGHSLILLLGHQGPLKLKLCPDTLQQLAVVVHEAQDKDLTHSFLKKVGGDLTSCRLDWEVLLSLLQRSTHNITVNLRENWLPERNLTDLRPFLGRIILKSVDRNLLLLLLHCYSASKIQPGATALLGALQHRLDFSSSVDLSTKDQGKPLCLSSADCKAIVRVLEQSRCVTELILCDCEISDRALTKLLLKIPRRVNLSPSKAILVQLVQTCNKNNAVHHAGSLVRALGGELDLSETKLDQKACRSLALVLMHSKGLSELDLSLCQLTDHHLQPLLTHLHKVQVLDLSHNAISNCLSKKILKAVSTSKGHIVRLTNNRMKAKPLF; from the exons ATGAAGCAGTATATACATTCTGCACTAGAGATCACCACAAACCAATCAGGGATCAGCGGACAGCAGCAGACACAGCATGCCTTCAAGCCTCCAGATTTAACTGAAAAAATACAGTCTGACCTCCACTTGTTCACCACATCCAATGAAgacagaagagatggagagaaattcAATTTTCTTGTTGCAGCTACACCAGATGTCACCTTTCCTGGATCCCGCATTGGTCTGTATCAAAATGGTCGTCTTATCGGCCGCAATTTCAAGCTTGGATCAAAGCCAAATCCAGCCGAAGTAACAGAGATAAAACAGAACAGCTTCAATCTGAAATTTCCTCAGTCAAAGGTCATGAGTCCTGTGAAGTACAGAATAGAGTATACCGCAGAAGGTGATGTTAAATGGACTGTTGGATATTTACCATCTGGTCCTGGATCTGTGGGACTGGGTCCTGACCACTGTAACACTTGTATGTTGCCTGGTTTGAAACCTGACACTAAATACCAGGTTAGATACAGTGCTGTGGACAGCTCTAGTATGAGTGACTTCAGCATGGTCACCATTGTAAAGACAAACCCAAGGTCCACACCTGGACAGCCCTGTGTGAAACTGGTGGGAGAAAATGTCAGAGTCACATGGCGGATAGCGGAAGAGGAAGATGGCGTTCCCGTGCTACGTTATGCTGTGGAGTTCAAAGAGGCAGGGCTTGAGGGCTGGTCCAGTGTATCAACAACGGGGCCTGAATGTAGATGCACTTTATCTCAGACCTCCAGTACTTGCTACCGAGTCAGAGTCTCTGCCGTCTATGGAGAGGGAGACACAAGTAAACCCAGCACAGAAACAGACGTCCCTGTAAAGG TCTGGTCCATAGACCTCTCACAAAGGAAAGCCTCCTTCCTCCTAGAAGTGCTGAAACTCCAACCAGAGAAGAAACCAGTAGAGCTGAAGGGTTGGTCAGACGAAGAGAGTGAAGTGAGGAGTTTCCTTCAGTGTCTGCCCTACATCTCACAGCTGAG gtttgtcaacaacaacaacaacaacgcagCCGTTATCCAGTGTGTGCTCAGTCTGAGTGTCGCAGCAGCAGACCATGACGCAAGGACAGGATGGAGTTGGTCTAAGTTCCTATCTCTGGTGTGGAGCTACAGTTCCTTCCCATTTAATAAAGAAGTTCATCCTTCAGATCAATGTGACTTCCTTCTGGATCTTTACTCGTGTGCAAAGGCATCTGGAACTAAAAAGGGCAGGAGTCTCATTCCATTACTTTggccagtttaccagtcagcTCCAGCAGTCTGGTATGTGAATCTTGCTAGAAGAAAGGCCTCCGTCTTCCTCGAAGTTCTGAAACTCCAACCAGTGAAAAGGCCAGTGCAGGTGAAATGCTGGTCAGATGAAGAGAGTGAAGTGAAGAGTTTCCTTCAGTGTCTGCCTTACATCTCACAGCTGAG TTTTAAGGACAACAATCTTGTACACTTCCTACATAAAAATAGAGAGCAGGCCCAGCATTTTGCCGCTCTCTTACAAGCTCATGGCTTTACCCTGTCATTGGGAGGAGAGTTACCCAGGCAAACCTGCACTTCTGTGGGGAGAATCTTGGCCCTCTGTGCCTCAGGAGTGAAACTCAGTCTCACACCCTGCAAGATTTCTCTCAGCGGAGCTTCGATTCTCTTCAGACATCCGTTGATGCTACACAACCTCAT ACTAAATGAGATCATGACAGTGAAACTGACCAGACTGCTTGCGACTGGTAGAGTCAGTGCTCCAATGGGGGTTGAGGAGCTTTCGCTGGTTGTTGAGAACTCACAACTATCAGAGGATATGCTTTCTAGGGTCCTGAGTAGTGTGGCGTCCCTGCTGAGACTCTTGGCTGTGCAGTGTCTGGACCTGACGGAGTGCACTATCCACGGTCACTCTCTCATCCTGCTGCTGGGTCACCAGGGCCCTCTGAAACTCAA ACTGTGTCCAGACACTCTGCAGCAGCTGGCTGTAGTTGTGCATGAAGCTCAGGACAAGGACCTGACTCATTCATTCTTAAAGAAGGTTGGTGGAGACCTGACCTCTTGCAGGCTGGACTGGGAAgtgcttctctctctgctgcagcgTTCAACCCACAACATCACTGTGAATCTCAGAGAGAACTGGCTTCCAGAGAGAAACCTGACAGATCTTCGTCCCTTTCTGGGCAGGATTATTTTAAAGAG TGTTGACAGgaatctgctgctgctgctcctccaCTGCTACTCTGCCTCAAAGATCCAGCCAGGGGCAACAGCCCTGCTTGGGGCTCTGCAGCACAGGCTGGACTTCTCCTCCTCTGTGGACCTGTCAACAAAGGACCAGGGGAAGCCTCTGTGTCTGAGTTCTGCTGACTGCAAGGCCATCGTCAGAGTCCTGGAGCAGAGCCGTTGCGTCACAGAGCTGATCCTATGCGATTGTGAGATTTCAGACAGAGCACTCACGAAGCTGCTGCTGAAAATCCCACGCAGAGTTAACCTCAG CCCCAGTAAAGCCATATTGGTTCAACTTGTACAAACTTGTAACAAGAATAATGCAGTGCATCATGCAGGATCCCTGGTCAGAGCCCTGGGTGGGGAGCTGGACCTCAGTGAGACCAAGCTGGATCAGAAGGCCTGTAGATCTCTGGCCCTGGTTCTCATGCATTCAAAGGGTCTGTCAGAACTGGACCTCAGCCTCTGCCAACTCACAGACCACCACCTACAGCCTCTGCTCACACACCTGCACAAAGTCCAAGTCCTGGA tcTAAGTCATAATGCAATTTCCAACTGTCTGAGTAAGAAAATACTGAAAGCTGTCTCCACCAGCAAAGGCCACATAGTTCG GCTTACAAACAACAGAATGAAAGCCAAACCACTGTTCTAG